ATCTTGCAGGCCTTTCCTCGTTACTGCGTAAGTAACGTTAAAAAACTACAATCATCACACAGTTCAACCTTTTAACTATAAAACTCCataacaaaaactaaaaggaATGGAAGTGTGCTTCAGTGTCAATGAGTTTTTGGCAATTAGAAAAGTGCAATTTATCCTAATGATAGTCAAAAACAATGTGAAACAGAAAATTTCAGACATATCCAAGAATGAGGTCAGAGAGATGGATGCCTCATTAAATAAggatcacaaagtgtccccttgTCCTCAACTTCACCTTTATTTGTGGTAAGAAATACAGACAATACAAAATGTCATTGAGTGTGTTCCTTACTCTACTCCTTAAAGGGGAACAATTTAATGGTAACAAAGCTAGCCCTCAGGTTACAAACAGGTGGTTTacaggacactttgtgacatttaCAACaagtgcatttctggacataagtggaAAACTTACAAGGCCAATGGTTTCGTGAATAGAACCAAAAATGTCTTGCAGGCAGCAAAATTTTCAGTATTACCTACAGCAATTAAGACTCCATTTTGTAACAGAACAGATCTccagaggtaaaaaaaaaaacaagcaaatctTGTTgtgatattattttttttggattcagggagaaataaactgcacacagattcaaaacaaacctcTTTACCTTTGTAATAGCACTTAtggacaaaaaataaaatgcagTGTAACAAAACACATGAGCAAAAGATTTATTTCTAAACAAAGCTGACCTTTTCCACGTCACTAATGAACCAATTTGGCGACTTCAGCAGAAAGGCGGACCCCTTCAGGTCTTGTTGTTCATAGAGTTCAAGGAAAGAGGTGGTTTCCCTTTTGCAGTACTTTTGCCAGATATCAGTGACTTTTTTGAATTCCTAGAGCTGGATTTCTCTTTACTGTCCTTCTTTTTTGCGACAGCCTTCTTTTTTCGCTTCTTAAATTCTAGGTCAAGCACACTCTGGCAGAGGGAGCCTGTTGTTTGAGTAAACCCAGGGTGGGCAAAGAGACTGATCACCTTATCTCTTGAAAGGTATCCCATCATCTCTTTGGACTCAAACTTGTTGAGATCTACTGTAGTCTTATAATAATCAACACCACTGACTAGGTCTTGAAAAGGTTTAGCACAGATCTGAGAATCAGAACATAAATCACTATCTTCTTTCATCACAGATCTTTCATTCTtgagttttgtctttttgtcagTGATCTTTCCCTTCAGAATCATACCCGCCTGATCTGAGCTTCTGTTCTCAGAGAATTTCGATGTGCATCTATCAACACGCTCTCTGTAACATGCAGCTGATTTTTGTAAATGTTTCAGGTTTTCTGATAGATTCATGGTGAAATCAGAATTGTTGTTTGTTCGTTGATGTTCATTTGACATTGATAAAGAGAGTTTCATGGTTTTATCTTGAACACAAGCATCTCGGAGGGTCAAACTATTACCCCATTTTTCCAAAGGCAAAAAACCATTTAAATCTTGGCTCAGTgcatcaatttttctttccaccaACCTCAGGAAAATATGGCTTGCAACCAGAGCATCATTCATGGCATATTCTATCTGTCGAGTGGTAAACTTGTCTGCTTCCCAATCACTGCTGCTAATTCTCCAGGATTTATCCATCTTAACACCTAATATTTTTTCAGCTAGTGAATTGAGGCCAGTCTTCTCACAACTGTGAAATAAAAGTAAGCAATTTTCCAGATATATCCCTTATCCCtcattttcaataatattgaGGTAACAGACCTCTTAAgcttgtaaattttgttttgtcaacaCAAATTGTGTGATGCTCTCTGGGGAATTtctcttttgtcttttcaaaactTATGCATATAATATTACGTGCACATGGCTATGAGAACATTTCAAACAATCTTTTAGAGATGTGTAACACTGTATTGGGAAAAGAAAACCCATATAGGTCTATCATAGTACTATGtaattgaaacaaagaaaaacaaagaaagttgttCCTTAGAGATCTGCACTGG
This portion of the Acropora palmata chromosome 13, jaAcrPala1.3, whole genome shotgun sequence genome encodes:
- the LOC141863213 gene encoding uncharacterized protein LOC141863213, which produces MVIGHLVGRRKNRSCLVETIGENVTGSVLKKVCADRSCFNSTKNKETTFPLHLTRGRGLRLHSVLPSSLAFLVRFSVVLFFGLAGRFQNRLNKKVRSSQGTKRSKFLKKAQVFVIDDASSCDKLLQSHRSKYAFKMNYIGIDCEWVNKEGQVNAPVALLQIATPLCDCFLVRLCKMDGQIPQTVKEILEDKTVLKFGVGIQDDAKRLWKMFGIHVQGCVDLRHVIQRSQLENEYQSCEKTGLNSLAEKILGVKMDKSWRISSSDWEADKFTTRQIEYAMNDALVASHIFLRLVERKIDALSQDLNGFLPLEKWGNSLTLRDACVQDKTMKLSLSMSNEHQRTNNNSDFTMNLSENLKHLQKSAACYRERVDRCTSKFSENRSSDQAGMILKGKITDKKTKLKNERSVMKEDSDLCSDSQICAKPFQDLVSGVDYYKTTVDLNKFESKEMMGYLSRDKVISLFAHPGFTQTTGSLCQSVLDLEFKKRKKKAVAKKKDSKEKSSSRNSKKSLISGKSTAKGKPPLSLNSMNNKT